The following are from one region of the Dehalococcoidia bacterium genome:
- the cimA gene encoding citramalate synthase, producing the protein MRVEIYDTTLRDGAQMEGLSLSVADKLEIARLLDELGVDYIEGGWPGANPKDTEFFQRAKALPFQHATLCAFGSTRRAGVPAEQDPQLRALLDAETPVVTIVGKSWDLHVTDVLETTLEENLAMIRDSVRYLREQGRRVFYDAEHFFDGYRANPEFALQTIATAARAGAERIILCDTNGGSLPAWIREVVSAVRARVPNVALGIHTHNDGDLAVANSLAAVEAGAIQVQGCINGYGERVGNANLCSVIPNLALKLGYEVLRPGALERLTEVSHLVSEIANLAPNAHQPFVGRSAFAHKGGLHVSAFMKVAESYQHIDPAVVGNRPRVVVSELSGRGNILYKLQERGLDIEATSGEVRRILERVKQLEHQGFEFESAEASFELLVRRSRPGYRAPFELVDWLVIVERRRRAPGESDEDGLLSEATVKVRVNGELVHTAAEGNGPVNALDQALRKGLTAFYPQIERIRLVDYKVRILDGGSGTGSTVRVLIESSDGQREWRTVGCSTNIIEASWQALADSLEYWLTLDGMAG; encoded by the coding sequence ATGAGGGTAGAGATTTACGATACGACGCTGCGGGACGGCGCTCAAATGGAAGGGCTGTCCCTTTCTGTGGCCGATAAGCTCGAAATTGCGCGCCTGCTCGACGAACTCGGCGTTGATTACATCGAGGGAGGCTGGCCCGGCGCTAACCCGAAGGATACCGAGTTCTTTCAGCGCGCAAAGGCGCTGCCGTTCCAGCACGCGACGCTCTGCGCGTTCGGGAGCACGCGCCGAGCGGGGGTCCCAGCAGAGCAAGACCCCCAGCTGCGCGCGCTGCTCGATGCAGAGACGCCGGTTGTCACGATCGTCGGCAAGTCGTGGGATCTTCACGTCACCGACGTGCTAGAGACGACGCTCGAAGAGAACCTCGCGATGATCCGCGATAGCGTCCGCTATCTGCGGGAGCAGGGCCGTCGGGTTTTCTATGACGCAGAGCATTTCTTTGACGGCTATCGTGCGAACCCGGAATTCGCCCTTCAGACCATCGCGACCGCTGCTCGCGCCGGTGCCGAGCGCATCATCCTGTGCGATACCAATGGGGGGAGCCTTCCCGCGTGGATCCGCGAGGTGGTGAGCGCTGTTCGGGCGCGCGTGCCCAACGTCGCGCTCGGCATCCATACCCACAATGACGGCGACTTAGCGGTGGCGAACAGCCTCGCCGCGGTTGAGGCTGGCGCGATCCAGGTCCAAGGCTGCATCAACGGGTACGGCGAGCGTGTGGGGAACGCGAACCTCTGCTCGGTCATTCCGAACTTAGCGCTCAAGCTCGGCTATGAGGTGCTCCGTCCCGGCGCGCTCGAGCGGCTGACCGAAGTGAGCCATCTCGTCAGCGAGATCGCCAATCTTGCCCCGAATGCGCATCAGCCGTTTGTCGGTCGCAGCGCGTTCGCGCATAAAGGCGGCTTGCACGTTTCCGCCTTCATGAAGGTGGCGGAGAGCTATCAGCACATCGACCCCGCCGTGGTTGGCAATCGCCCGCGGGTCGTCGTTTCGGAGCTGTCGGGGCGCGGAAACATTCTCTACAAGCTGCAAGAGCGCGGCTTGGATATCGAGGCGACAAGCGGCGAGGTGCGGCGCATTCTCGAGCGCGTCAAGCAGCTCGAGCATCAAGGGTTCGAGTTTGAGTCGGCAGAGGCCTCCTTCGAGCTGCTGGTGCGGCGAAGCCGGCCGGGATATCGCGCTCCGTTCGAACTGGTCGACTGGCTCGTCATCGTCGAGCGCCGCCGGCGCGCGCCCGGCGAGTCCGACGAGGACGGCCTGCTCTCGGAAGCGACCGTAAAGGTGCGGGTCAACGGCGAGTTGGTCCACACCGCCGCCGAGGGAAATGGGCCGGTAAATGCGCTTGATCAGGCACTTCGCAAAGGACTGACGGCGTTCTACCCCCAGATCGAGCGTATCCGCCTAGTTGACTATAAAGTGCGGATTCTCGATGGCGGAAGCGGCACGGGCTCGACGGTGCGCGTTCTGATCGAATCGTCCGATGGCCAGCGCGAGTGGCGCACTGTCGGCTGCTCGACGAATATCATCGAAGCAAGCTGGCAGGCGCTTGCGGACAGTCTCGAATACTGGCTGACGCTGGACGGGATGGCGGGCTGA
- a CDS encoding glycosyltransferase — protein sequence MSRFGGERHAPSVSVVIPAYNAAETLPACLAALRRQTVPLAPHEIVVVDDGSEDGTAAIPEAFGVRLIRQRHENQAAARNRGAQATSGAILLFTDADCEPAPDWVERMLAPFADPAIAGVKGRYRTKQTGLVPRFIQHEFEQKYAQLSRATQLDFIDGYAAAYRREAFLALGGFDPRYAPVEDIELSFRAARHGYRLAFADDAIVYHRHRETVLEFARTKARAARLWVDVYRAHPQKLGHDSRRPWLVLIQIGLAGIVLGFGAAGVIARPARLVSAAAGGALLASSFPLVRRAASTDPGVAAVAPLLTAVRAFSQAVGIAVGVAHRLARLRR from the coding sequence ATGTCACGCTTCGGCGGTGAGCGGCACGCCCCCAGCGTCTCTGTCGTCATTCCGGCCTACAACGCCGCGGAGACGCTGCCCGCTTGCCTTGCCGCCCTGCGCCGCCAAACCGTGCCGCTCGCCCCGCACGAGATCGTTGTGGTTGACGACGGCTCTGAGGACGGCACCGCGGCTATCCCGGAGGCGTTCGGGGTCCGTCTTATCCGGCAGCGTCACGAGAACCAAGCCGCAGCGCGCAACCGTGGCGCGCAGGCGACGAGCGGGGCGATCCTCCTCTTCACCGACGCCGACTGTGAGCCAGCGCCCGACTGGGTGGAGCGGATGCTCGCCCCGTTCGCCGACCCGGCGATCGCCGGCGTCAAGGGACGATACCGCACGAAGCAGACCGGCCTCGTCCCTCGCTTCATCCAGCACGAGTTCGAGCAGAAATATGCGCAGCTCTCCCGCGCCACGCAGCTCGACTTCATCGACGGTTATGCCGCTGCCTATCGGCGCGAGGCGTTTCTCGCGCTCGGCGGCTTCGACCCCCGCTACGCCCCGGTTGAAGATATTGAACTGTCGTTTCGCGCAGCGCGACACGGCTACCGTCTCGCTTTTGCCGACGACGCGATTGTCTATCATCGGCACCGCGAAACCGTGCTGGAGTTTGCGCGGACAAAAGCGCGCGCGGCGCGGCTGTGGGTCGACGTGTATCGCGCGCATCCGCAGAAACTGGGCCACGACAGCCGGCGGCCGTGGCTTGTCCTCATCCAAATCGGGCTTGCGGGTATTGTCTTGGGGTTCGGGGCCGCTGGCGTGATCGCGCGTCCAGCCCGGCTTGTCTCTGCTGCAGCCGGCGGCGCGCTGCTGGCGTCGAGCTTTCCGCTGGTCCGACGGGCAGCGAGCACCGACCCGGGCGTCGCCGCTGTCGCCCCGCTGCTCACCGCGGTGCGGGCGTTCAGCCAGGCGGTTGGGATTGCGGTGGGGGTTGCCCACCGCCTTGCGCGCCTCCGCCGCTAA
- a CDS encoding DUF2298 domain-containing protein codes for MTSRRFRGCLSKIGEAARLTLPWPWLGLAGSGALGLGLTHAPEAQSAAASAVGGACLLLTLRAAAGAGPACWLAGLSVTALAVGIRAEAGTIALLAGPAVASAMLAAGRWTTTSALALGIALGSTVASTLAALLLLPAAIVLARGAGLAAQRDRRRALDDAVLGIVVSSGAAILSFIAVATVLVGSREALARRVALELLQLQGVAPAPEAAPAPLGLAGWLAVGLFVAAQWWRRAEAWRKAGALLLLLPAVVLCGPARQVENGMLVVIAALAGPVGHALALSFAKRRRLALATAAFGGAALLTLGSPRIAFPAGPLAASDSHPASGLLQSAERLAANASALPWNVVFDLPWQDGPLVVLVWYAALAGMAAAALPLVALAARPLPDWGFALARPFGLLLCGWLAWLAASIPIAPFDRLTILGAAAGTAVLSLAVLIARRDLRSGVQERWRQLVGWELIFSVSFLGFVGIRALNPDLWFPLYGGEKPMDLAILTAVTRSTYFPPTDPWFAGGTLNYYYFGQLLVGTVARLTGIAPEVAYNLAIATLFAMTVTGAASLGSNLAALGGWPRGRRPAALLSALFVAVVGNLDLPIQLLSGLARGEGLAFDYWNSSRMMPEQNTITEFPFFSFLFADLHAHVIALPLTLVVLGLATALACGGGVATASAAGLVVGALRATNGWDYPTSLGISVSAAFIPLLRDASVRALVRAALLALLVAAAGWIAFRPFTDSFELFYRWVVASTETTPLRQYLAIHGLFVFAFVTLLFFGLRDRARAMWAWRRGLLIAGIGLGCAAAAGFATAVFVLLLAAGWLWYWGHHAGTGEQRAGRAMLALIGLVGLVLSAAVDLLTLAGDPTRTNTVFKFLFQAWTLLALGAGQATALTLPLLLKARTPLRAAWAALGGLLFGAALLWPIAATPARIAQRFVLLPPTLDGLAYHWSATYHDERGPVDLRAEREAIEWLRLHGGLASILEGQTPAGAWGARFSVHTGMPAVLGWEFHQTQQRYGYRALVAARARDVNRFYASGDPATVRDVLARYRPAFIAVGELEARRYPASGLEAIRSLEGSVLEVAYRNPTVTIYRLREDQP; via the coding sequence GTGACTTCTCGCCGCTTCCGAGGATGTCTCTCCAAAATCGGCGAGGCGGCGCGTCTCACGCTGCCGTGGCCCTGGCTCGGCCTCGCTGGCAGCGGCGCCCTGGGGCTCGGCCTCACCCACGCTCCCGAGGCGCAGAGCGCGGCGGCAAGCGCCGTGGGCGGAGCGTGCCTCCTCCTCACCCTGCGGGCCGCTGCGGGAGCAGGGCCGGCGTGCTGGCTTGCTGGGCTCAGCGTGACGGCGCTCGCCGTCGGCATCCGCGCTGAGGCAGGCACGATCGCTCTTCTCGCCGGACCGGCGGTCGCCAGCGCAATGCTCGCCGCCGGCCGCTGGACAACGACCTCTGCGCTGGCGCTCGGCATCGCGCTCGGCAGCACAGTCGCCAGCACACTCGCAGCGCTGCTGCTTCTTCCCGCCGCAATCGTCCTCGCGCGGGGCGCCGGCTTGGCAGCGCAGCGCGACCGCCGTCGCGCGCTCGACGATGCCGTGCTTGGGATCGTTGTCTCAAGCGGCGCCGCCATCCTCAGCTTCATCGCGGTCGCAACCGTGCTGGTCGGAAGTCGGGAAGCGCTTGCTCGTCGGGTCGCCCTCGAGCTGCTGCAGCTCCAAGGCGTTGCGCCGGCCCCCGAGGCGGCGCCGGCACCGCTGGGATTGGCCGGCTGGCTGGCGGTGGGCCTCTTCGTCGCGGCGCAGTGGTGGCGCCGTGCTGAGGCGTGGAGAAAGGCGGGCGCTCTGCTCCTCCTGCTTCCCGCCGTCGTGCTCTGCGGACCGGCGCGCCAAGTCGAGAATGGGATGCTGGTCGTCATTGCCGCGCTCGCCGGCCCGGTCGGACACGCACTCGCGCTCTCCTTCGCGAAGAGGCGACGGCTGGCGCTGGCGACCGCAGCCTTTGGCGGAGCGGCGCTCCTCACCCTCGGCAGCCCGCGGATCGCGTTCCCCGCAGGACCGCTCGCAGCATCGGACTCCCATCCGGCCAGCGGGCTCCTCCAATCGGCCGAACGGCTGGCAGCAAACGCGAGCGCTCTGCCGTGGAACGTTGTGTTCGATCTCCCATGGCAGGATGGCCCCCTCGTTGTCCTCGTCTGGTATGCCGCTCTTGCGGGAATGGCGGCCGCTGCGCTTCCGCTCGTGGCGCTCGCCGCGCGGCCGCTGCCCGACTGGGGCTTCGCTCTTGCGCGGCCCTTCGGCTTGCTGCTTTGCGGCTGGCTCGCCTGGCTTGCGGCGAGCATTCCAATCGCGCCGTTTGACCGGCTAACAATCCTCGGCGCAGCAGCTGGAACGGCTGTGCTCTCGCTCGCCGTGCTGATCGCTCGACGCGATCTACGCAGCGGCGTGCAGGAGCGCTGGCGTCAGCTTGTCGGCTGGGAACTGATCTTCAGCGTCAGCTTTTTGGGGTTTGTCGGGATTCGGGCGCTGAATCCCGACCTTTGGTTTCCCCTCTACGGCGGCGAGAAGCCGATGGACCTCGCGATCCTGACGGCGGTAACGCGCTCGACGTATTTCCCGCCGACCGACCCCTGGTTTGCCGGCGGAACCCTGAACTACTACTACTTCGGCCAGCTGCTGGTCGGAACAGTCGCCCGGCTTACCGGCATTGCTCCCGAGGTTGCGTACAACCTCGCGATCGCAACCCTCTTCGCGATGACCGTGACGGGTGCCGCCTCGCTCGGCAGCAACCTCGCCGCGCTGGGAGGCTGGCCACGCGGCCGCCGTCCCGCCGCGCTCCTGTCCGCGCTTTTCGTCGCCGTCGTGGGCAATCTTGACCTCCCCATCCAGCTGCTCAGCGGGCTGGCACGCGGGGAAGGGCTCGCTTTTGACTACTGGAACAGCTCGCGGATGATGCCGGAGCAGAACACGATCACCGAGTTTCCGTTTTTCTCCTTTCTTTTCGCTGACCTCCACGCCCACGTGATCGCGCTGCCGCTGACCCTTGTGGTGCTGGGACTGGCCACCGCGCTTGCCTGCGGCGGCGGCGTGGCAACGGCCAGCGCGGCTGGCCTCGTCGTCGGGGCGCTGCGCGCAACAAACGGCTGGGACTACCCGACATCGCTCGGGATCAGCGTGAGCGCGGCGTTCATCCCACTCCTCCGGGACGCGAGCGTCCGCGCTCTTGTCCGGGCTGCTCTGCTTGCCCTGCTTGTCGCTGCCGCCGGCTGGATCGCGTTCCGGCCGTTTACCGACTCGTTCGAGCTGTTCTACCGCTGGGTTGTGGCCTCGACCGAGACCACCCCTCTGCGCCAGTACCTCGCGATCCATGGGCTCTTTGTCTTCGCGTTCGTCACGCTCCTCTTCTTCGGGCTGCGCGACCGCGCCCGCGCGATGTGGGCGTGGCGCAGGGGACTGCTCATCGCCGGCATCGGGCTGGGCTGCGCGGCGGCAGCGGGCTTTGCGACAGCGGTTTTTGTCCTTCTGCTCGCGGCAGGGTGGCTTTGGTATTGGGGACATCACGCCGGAACCGGGGAACAGCGGGCGGGGCGGGCGATGCTCGCGCTGATCGGCCTCGTCGGGTTGGTGCTCAGCGCCGCAGTCGATCTTCTCACGCTCGCCGGCGACCCGACGCGCACCAACACCGTCTTCAAGTTCCTCTTCCAAGCGTGGACGCTCCTTGCGCTCGGAGCCGGCCAAGCGACAGCGCTCACCCTCCCCCTGCTGCTCAAGGCGCGAACGCCGCTTCGCGCTGCGTGGGCAGCGCTCGGCGGGCTCCTCTTTGGCGCTGCCCTCCTCTGGCCGATCGCAGCGACACCCGCGCGGATCGCGCAGCGCTTTGTCCTGCTGCCGCCCACCCTCGACGGGCTCGCTTATCACTGGAGCGCCACCTATCACGATGAGCGCGGCCCGGTCGACCTCCGCGCCGAGCGCGAGGCGATCGAGTGGCTGCGGCTGCATGGCGGGCTCGCCAGCATCCTCGAGGGGCAGACGCCGGCCGGCGCATGGGGAGCGCGGTTCTCGGTCCACACCGGCATGCCGGCGGTGCTCGGCTGGGAGTTCCACCAGACGCAGCAGCGGTACGGCTACCGGGCGCTGGTCGCCGCACGGGCGCGGGATGTCAACCGCTTCTACGCGAGCGGCGACCCGGCGACCGTGCGCGACGTGCTCGCGCGCTACCGGCCGGCGTTCATCGCTGTGGGCGAGCTGGAAGCGCGCCGCTATCCAGCAAGCGGTCTCGAGGCGATCCGCTCACTCGAGGGGTCGGTCCTCGAGGTGGCCTACCGCAATCCCACGGTGACGATCTACCGCCTGCGGGAAGATCAGCCGTAA
- a CDS encoding glycosyltransferase family 39 protein — translation MPAARQLRALAPLVIVTLLWAGGALLTQPWGEFPLNDDWDYAKSARALAERGAVEISPEARVTLVAQAAWGALFSLPFGWSFFALRLSTLTAGLLGVLATYGLARLVGAARPLAAVAALSVAFCPLYFGLAFTFMTDVPSTAVLALGLLALGRWLRQGRWSALLAGTAWSAVAVLIRPTGLAMPAAFALAALRSALRRSRRLVGLIPLAAAAGALALWQLWALAVGLSGLANLQAGELRDALARGPLFLALETLRNSAAAALYLGLFLFPLAVAGGAVQGRAAVLSALGGLAGLGLALAGVRFPLAENVFYDLGLGPLTLRDSFFGTVPAWARGPEWVPVAATTLAGAGAAALGVLMARGARRLRQCGGEPLLALAAATIALSFAPLAVAGFLDRYLIALLPPVVLLAAAGGREVRRGALIAAAAVLLLFAGFGVAATRDYFSWNRARWLALERLLERGVPPTEIDGGFEFNGWFTYDPVYRRDPAKSWWWVVNDRYIVAFDRLPGYREVDREPFLRLLPPAAGAVVVLEREQ, via the coding sequence GTGCCGGCGGCGCGGCAGCTTCGCGCGCTTGCGCCGCTTGTGATCGTCACGCTGCTCTGGGCCGGCGGCGCTCTGCTGACGCAGCCGTGGGGCGAATTTCCGCTCAACGACGATTGGGATTACGCGAAGTCGGCACGCGCGCTTGCCGAGCGGGGGGCGGTTGAGATCTCTCCCGAAGCGCGAGTGACGCTTGTGGCGCAGGCGGCGTGGGGAGCGCTGTTCTCGCTCCCCTTCGGCTGGTCGTTCTTCGCCCTTCGCCTTTCGACGCTGACTGCCGGGCTGCTCGGCGTTCTGGCGACCTATGGCCTCGCGCGGCTTGTCGGCGCGGCGCGTCCGCTTGCGGCGGTCGCGGCGCTCTCGGTTGCCTTCTGTCCGCTCTATTTCGGGCTGGCGTTCACCTTCATGACCGACGTCCCGAGCACGGCCGTTCTCGCGCTCGGGCTGCTCGCGCTCGGCAGGTGGCTCCGGCAGGGGAGGTGGTCGGCGCTTCTCGCGGGCACCGCATGGTCGGCGGTCGCAGTGCTCATCCGGCCGACAGGGCTGGCCATGCCGGCCGCCTTTGCGCTGGCGGCGCTGCGCTCCGCCCTTCGCCGCTCGCGCCGTCTCGTCGGGCTGATCCCCCTTGCCGCCGCCGCCGGCGCGCTCGCACTCTGGCAGCTGTGGGCGCTCGCTGTCGGCCTGAGCGGGCTCGCCAACCTGCAGGCCGGTGAGCTGCGCGATGCGCTTGCGCGCGGTCCGCTCTTCCTCGCTCTAGAAACGCTCCGCAACAGCGCGGCCGCAGCGCTCTACCTCGGCCTCTTCCTCTTCCCGCTTGCCGTTGCCGGCGGAGCGGTGCAGGGACGCGCCGCCGTGCTGTCTGCGCTTGGCGGGCTCGCCGGCCTCGGCCTCGCGCTTGCCGGCGTTCGGTTTCCCCTTGCCGAAAATGTGTTCTACGATCTCGGCCTCGGACCGCTGACCCTGCGCGACTCCTTTTTCGGCACCGTGCCGGCGTGGGCTCGCGGTCCAGAGTGGGTTCCGGTGGCGGCGACGACCCTCGCCGGTGCCGGCGCGGCGGCGCTCGGAGTGCTCATGGCGCGGGGAGCACGTCGCCTTCGGCAGTGCGGCGGGGAACCGCTCCTTGCTCTTGCCGCGGCAACGATTGCGCTCTCATTCGCGCCGCTGGCGGTGGCCGGCTTTCTGGACCGCTACCTGATCGCGCTGCTGCCGCCAGTCGTCCTGCTCGCGGCGGCTGGAGGACGAGAGGTCAGGAGAGGGGCGCTGATCGCGGCGGCGGCCGTGCTGCTTCTCTTCGCCGGCTTTGGGGTCGCCGCGACCCGAGACTACTTCAGCTGGAACCGAGCGCGCTGGCTTGCGCTCGAGCGGCTGCTGGAGCGCGGCGTCCCCCCCACGGAGATCGACGGCGGGTTCGAATTCAATGGCTGGTTCACTTACGATCCGGTCTACCGTCGTGACCCGGCGAAAAGCTGGTGGTGGGTGGTGAACGACCGCTACATCGTGGCCTTCGACCGGCTGCCCGGCTACCGCGAGGTCGACCGCGAGCCGTTTCTGCGGCTGCTGCCGCCGGCGGCTGGCGCGGTCGTCGTGCTGGAGCGGGAGCAGTGA